The Raphanus sativus cultivar WK10039 unplaced genomic scaffold, ASM80110v3 Scaffold0845, whole genome shotgun sequence genomic interval GCTTGTGAGGAGATCTGCTAAGGTTCGTGGTAAGCCTGTGGATGGTAAGAGCTTTGAGTTGTCTGTTGTTGCTCCGAAGCAGTTCTCTTTGGAGCCTCTCGTCGTTAATCCTAAAGCGAAGTTGCCTTTTGTGGTGAGAGATATGATTAGCTCTGCTTCTGATGGGTTGAGAAGTGGGAACGCTCCTGTGAGGTCGAGAGAGGGAACAGGAGGTGCTTATTTCATGCAGGCTTCGTCTGGGAACAAGTACGTTGGTGTGTTTAAGCCTATAGATGAGGAGCCAACGGCTGAGAACAATCCACACGGCTTACCGCTTTCGCCCAACGGAGAAGGTTTGAAGAAAGGGACGAAGGTTGGAGAAGGTGCGTTGAGGGAAGTCGCTGCTTACTTGTTAGATCATCCCAAAAGTGGTGAAGAGAGAGGTTTCGCTGGCGTGCCTCCCACGGCTATGGTTGAATGCTTGCATCCTGGTTTTAACCATCCGAAAGGGGTTAAGACCAAGATTGGATCGCTTCAGATGTTTACTGAGAATGATGGTAGCTGTGAAGATATGGGTCCAGCTTCGTTTCCTGTGGAGGAGGTTCACAAGATCTCTGTGCTGGATATTAGACTGGCTAACGCAGATAGGCATGGTGGTAATATTTTAATGAGAAAAGACAAAGAAGGAAATGTTGTTCTGGTTCCCATTGATCATGGTTACTGCTTGCCTGAAAGCGTAAGTTCTATTctaatattgtttttgttttgtctatTTATTGTCTGAAACTGATTCTTGTTTATGCAACAGTTTGAGGATTGCACGTTCGAGTGGCTTTACTGGTCACAAGCCAGGAAACCATACTCTAGCGAGACACTAGACTACATAAGATCACTTAACGCCGAGGAAGATATCAACCTCCTGAAGTTCCATGGATGGAAGATGCCATTGAAAACTGCTAGAACACTCAGAATCTCAACGATGCTTCTGAAGAAAGGAGCAGAGAGAGGATTGACAGCGTTTGAGATTGGGAACATGATGTGCAGAGAAACTCTGAGCAAGAAGTCTCTAGTGGAGGAGATGGCGGAGGAAGCTCAAGAGGCTGTGCTTCCCGGGACTAGCGAGGGTGCATTCCTTGAAGCCTTGTCTGATGTGATGGATTACCATCTTGATGAAGTGGTTCGCTCTCAGGAACACTAGAATTGGTTCTTGTGTGAATCGTTACACTCTTAACTACTTGGAATTATGGTACATATACACTCTTGTTTGGTTTGCCTTTATATAAAAATCCGTGGCTTTTGTTTCTCAACTGCTTTTTAACTATCTGTCATCTTTTGGACATATGTACAAGTTGTGTTGTTAATTTATCCGTGAACATATTTCCTGGTAATGACAATTTCAGTGTTACAGTAGATTTTGATTtgctttttagttatttttcctTTTGAACAAGTAGAGCAAAATGCATGTCTCTGTGATTAAGAAATGAatgaggcaaaaaaaaaaaactgtggaACTCCAAAGCCTTGGAGGTGCGGGGAATCGAACCCCGTGCCTCTCGCATGCGaagcgagcgctctaccatATGAGCTACACCCCCTTGATGATATTATAGTCTCTTCatataaatcagattttaattttagttactAATGTACATTTATCATTCACTTAGGTAAATGTTCTTTCtttaaatctttttgtttttctttttggcaacctgtaaatttgatttgatttgtttttttttttggttcacttGCATGTATTTTGGCAATTTATACTAGAGGCATTaatctaaaatcataaaaaatagaCAATATGTTCTCAACTTATAAGTTATTGATAAATTATACTACAGTCATGGTTTGCATGATGATAGCTTTTAAAAATCTTGCAGACTGAGGCATATTCTTTTGTTGATTTGAATTGCagcaaatataaattatttataaatgatccTTTATTGTATTATGGCAATGTTAGAATTTTTTGGACCGCTAgatgtttctctttttttattactatatattatgCGTTAATCAAGGTTATCTTTTGAATATCTAAAAGGTTTAGTCTTCCCTAAACATGTCTCTTTTATTTCAAACATTTGTTTTCTGGCGAGCATCATAGGAAGAGAACTACGGCATTTCTCTAGATCCTCCGACTATAATATTGTTTAATCGAACCAAgagaatatttaaatttatcttagAATGATATAAAGTTAATAAGAACAAGTCTTCATGTCGCTCCCTTGATACCAAAACCAAAGTATGACTTTCTCAAACCAACCcttctttttcatcttcttccttttacCTCTCTTACGTGCTTCGCAGCCAAAAGATTGTTCTTCTTCCTCATGTGGTCTTCAAGATGTCCATGTCCGCTTCCCTTTCTGGCTAGAGCCGAACCAGCCTGACTTCTGTGGCCACCCAGGGTTCGATCTCCACTGCACCATTAGTCAAAACACAGCTCTCAACCTTCCGAAGTCCGGAACATTTCTTGTCCGAGAGATCGACTATAAAAGCCAGCATATTCGTCTCTACGACCCTGAGGCTTGCTTAGCAAGAAA includes:
- the LOC130503175 gene encoding phosphatidylinositol 4-kinase gamma 4-like, yielding MSSAGVTISPVRSEPPLLMPLSRADSLPEETILVYLTLPGTVMVPMRVLESDSIESVKLRIQSHRGFVVRNQKLVFGGRELARSGSNIREYGVGEGNVLHLVVKVSDLQVLDVKTTCGKHCRFHVERGRNIGYVKKQISKQKGGDFVDSEIVYEGEKLEDQSLIDDICRNGDSVLHLLVRRSAKVRGKPVDGKSFELSVVAPKQFSLEPLVVNPKAKLPFVVRDMISSASDGLRSGNAPVRSREGTGGAYFMQASSGNKYVGVFKPIDEEPTAENNPHGLPLSPNGEGLKKGTKVGEGALREVAAYLLDHPKSGEERGFAGVPPTAMVECLHPGFNHPKGVKTKIGSLQMFTENDGSCEDMGPASFPVEEVHKISVLDIRLANADRHGGNILMRKDKEGNVVLVPIDHGYCLPESFEDCTFEWLYWSQARKPYSSETLDYIRSLNAEEDINLLKFHGWKMPLKTARTLRISTMLLKKGAERGLTAFEIGNMMCRETLSKKSLVEEMAEEAQEAVLPGTSEGAFLEALSDVMDYHLDEVVRSQEH